A single Pedobacter sp. PACM 27299 DNA region contains:
- a CDS encoding RNA polymerase sigma-70 factor, whose protein sequence is MGVYHNFSDQDLLEELRLGNRLAFTALFNRYWKKLLAVSYNYTKDHSAAEEIVQEVFIGLWNRRAVLEIKILENYLATAVKFSVFKSIHQQKRRAELAQLNYQTELVALDEEKIQAKFLQEYIDGIVEQLPEKCRLVFKYSRQDGLTIPEISKEMGIAEKTVEAHLSKALKTIRKDLNNSGILLIACSFLLK, encoded by the coding sequence ATGGGGGTTTATCATAATTTTTCTGATCAGGATCTGCTGGAGGAGCTGCGTCTTGGCAATCGCCTTGCGTTTACAGCACTCTTCAATCGTTATTGGAAGAAACTGCTTGCAGTTTCCTACAATTATACGAAAGACCATTCTGCGGCCGAAGAAATCGTTCAGGAAGTATTTATTGGTCTTTGGAACAGAAGAGCCGTTCTTGAAATCAAGATTCTTGAAAATTATTTAGCCACTGCCGTCAAATTTTCAGTCTTTAAAAGCATCCATCAGCAGAAGAGAAGAGCAGAACTTGCCCAATTAAACTATCAAACCGAGCTCGTCGCCCTGGACGAAGAAAAAATCCAAGCTAAATTCCTGCAGGAATACATTGACGGTATCGTAGAACAATTGCCGGAAAAATGCAGATTGGTCTTTAAATATAGTCGCCAGGATGGCCTAACCATTCCTGAAATCTCGAAAGAGATGGGTATTGCCGAAAAAACAGTAGAGGCACACCTCAGTAAAGCTTTAAAAACCATCAGAAAAGACCTGAACAATTCAGGAATACTACTTATTGCCTGTTCCTTTCTCCTAAAATAA
- a CDS encoding YdeI/OmpD-associated family protein encodes MPNAVILNKEGIKVDKKPAAPKTVLTIPDYFSKSLAEVPAAKQHFENFSYSQKKEYLEWITEAKSEDTRQKRLSTALEWISEGKSRNWKYKR; translated from the coding sequence ATCCCAAATGCGGTCATCCTGAATAAAGAAGGCATCAAAGTCGATAAAAAGCCGGCAGCTCCAAAAACAGTATTAACCATCCCCGACTATTTTTCCAAAAGTCTGGCCGAAGTCCCTGCAGCAAAACAGCATTTTGAAAACTTCAGCTATTCTCAGAAAAAAGAATACCTGGAATGGATTACTGAAGCTAAAAGCGAAGATACCCGACAAAAAAGATTGAGCACAGCCCTGGAATGGATCTCTGAAGGAAAATCGAGAAACTGGAAATACAAACGATAA
- a CDS encoding histidine phosphatase family protein — protein sequence MDKELYIIRHGETDLNKQGIVQGRGINSDLNDTGRAQAALFYKMYKDVHFDKVYTSTLKRTHQTVKGFIDAGMPWEQLSGLDELAWGVWEGKANDEHAIAAFKGMMEKWQSGDFDSHFEGGESPNQVKIRLQEALEVIVNAPNERKVLVCMHGRAMRLLLCLITGKSLSEMTEFPHQNTTLYKVGLKDGQFTILEFNNTDHLKTFPIE from the coding sequence ATGGATAAAGAACTATATATCATCAGACATGGTGAAACGGATTTAAATAAGCAGGGCATTGTGCAGGGAAGAGGGATCAACAGTGATCTGAATGATACTGGAAGAGCACAGGCCGCGTTATTTTACAAGATGTATAAAGACGTTCATTTTGATAAAGTATATACTTCTACTTTAAAACGTACGCATCAAACCGTTAAAGGTTTTATCGATGCAGGCATGCCTTGGGAGCAATTGTCCGGTCTGGATGAGCTGGCCTGGGGTGTTTGGGAAGGTAAAGCCAATGATGAGCATGCGATCGCTGCTTTTAAAGGGATGATGGAAAAATGGCAGTCGGGAGATTTCGACAGTCATTTTGAAGGTGGTGAAAGCCCGAATCAAGTGAAAATCCGTCTTCAGGAAGCATTAGAGGTTATCGTAAATGCTCCAAATGAGAGAAAGGTGCTGGTCTGTATGCACGGTCGGGCGATGAGGTTGTTACTTTGCCTGATTACGGGTAAATCTTTAAGCGAGATGACCGAATTTCCTCATCAGAATACGACGCTCTATAAAGTCGGACTGAAAGATGGTCAGTTTACCATTCTGGAGTTCAATAATACCGATCATTTAAAAACATTTCCAATTGAGTAA
- a CDS encoding C40 family peptidase gives MTINQTALKARFKLLLFLMVLLIFSACSSRKNTNVNTTAARAAVVMSQLKSKPLYRFINDWTGVRYRLGGLDKRGIDCSGFALLLQKNIYGNELPRRSSDQAAVIRSKSMGQLKEGDLIFFSFGGRAVDHVGIYLKDNFFVHASTTRGVIVDDLSIPAYQKAMVKAGSIKN, from the coding sequence ATGACCATTAATCAGACCGCTCTTAAAGCAAGATTTAAGCTGTTGCTGTTCTTAATGGTGTTGCTCATTTTTTCTGCCTGTAGCTCAAGGAAAAATACCAACGTAAATACGACCGCGGCAAGAGCTGCGGTGGTGATGTCTCAGCTGAAGAGCAAACCTTTGTACCGTTTTATCAATGACTGGACAGGCGTGAGGTACCGTTTAGGTGGATTAGATAAACGGGGTATCGATTGCTCAGGCTTCGCTTTGCTGCTGCAAAAAAATATCTATGGCAATGAACTACCAAGAAGATCCAGCGACCAGGCTGCTGTGATCAGGAGCAAAAGTATGGGACAGCTGAAAGAAGGCGACCTGATATTCTTCTCTTTCGGTGGCAGAGCTGTAGACCATGTAGGCATTTACCTGAAAGACAATTTCTTTGTTCATGCTTCTACTACCCGTGGGGTGATCGTCGACGACCTGAGTATACCTGCTTATCAAAAAGCAATGGTCAAAGCAGGATCTATCAAAAACTAG
- the mqnE gene encoding aminofutalosine synthase MqnE, which yields MDANSKLAIVINDNDLSAELKAIANKVQNQERITFDEGVYLYEHAELGYLGILANYIREQKHGDKTYFNRNFHIEPTNVCVYDCKFCSYSRLIKQREEGWEMSVDGMMDVLKKYDNEPVTEVHITGGVVPKQNLEFYSDFFRRAKAHRPDLHVKALTPVEYYYIFKKAKLSHYEGMKYLQEAGLDSMPGGGAEIFHPEVREKIAHDKCNAEQWLDIHEQAHKLGMKTNATMLYGHIEKFWHRVDHMERLRQQQDKSGGFQAFIPLKFRNQNNQMDHVPEVSVIEDLRNYAIARIYLDNFDHIKAYWAMISRQTAQLSLNFGVDDIDGTLDDTTKIYSMAGAEEQHPAMNTEELVNLIKQVNRKPIERDTLYNVVTDYTDVVFEGEAKPQYYKLPVIN from the coding sequence ATGGATGCTAATTCAAAGCTGGCTATAGTTATCAACGACAATGATTTGTCTGCCGAACTTAAAGCCATAGCAAATAAAGTTCAGAACCAGGAAAGAATCACTTTCGATGAAGGCGTATATCTTTATGAACATGCCGAACTGGGCTACCTGGGTATATTGGCGAACTATATCAGGGAGCAAAAACACGGTGATAAAACTTATTTTAACCGCAATTTCCATATAGAGCCGACCAATGTTTGTGTGTACGATTGCAAATTTTGTTCTTATTCCCGTTTGATCAAACAACGTGAAGAAGGATGGGAAATGAGCGTAGACGGAATGATGGACGTACTTAAAAAGTACGACAATGAGCCTGTAACAGAGGTTCATATCACTGGTGGTGTTGTTCCTAAGCAGAATCTGGAATTTTATAGTGATTTCTTCAGACGTGCCAAGGCACACCGTCCGGATCTGCATGTGAAAGCATTGACTCCGGTGGAATATTATTACATCTTCAAAAAGGCGAAATTAAGCCATTATGAAGGGATGAAATATTTGCAGGAAGCGGGTCTGGATTCTATGCCAGGTGGCGGTGCAGAGATTTTTCACCCGGAAGTAAGGGAAAAGATTGCGCATGATAAATGTAATGCAGAACAGTGGCTGGACATTCATGAACAAGCACATAAGCTGGGCATGAAAACCAATGCGACCATGCTTTACGGACATATAGAAAAGTTTTGGCATCGGGTTGACCATATGGAACGTCTTCGCCAGCAGCAAGATAAATCAGGTGGTTTTCAGGCTTTCATTCCTTTGAAATTCAGAAATCAGAACAACCAGATGGACCACGTGCCAGAGGTATCTGTGATTGAAGATTTAAGGAATTATGCGATTGCAAGGATTTATCTGGATAATTTTGACCACATCAAAGCTTATTGGGCAATGATTAGCCGTCAAACCGCACAGCTTTCCCTAAACTTTGGCGTAGATGATATTGATGGTACTTTAGATGATACCACCAAAATTTATTCTATGGCAGGTGCAGAAGAACAGCATCCGGCAATGAATACGGAAGAATTGGTGAATCTGATCAAACAGGTGAACCGTAAACCGATAGAAAGAGATACCCTTTATAATGTAGTGACCGATTATACGGATGTTGTATTTGAGGGAGAAGCGAAACCACAGTATTATAAATTGCCGGTCATCAATTAA
- a CDS encoding menaquinone biosynthetic enzyme MqnA/MqnD family protein: protein MSKIKISAVSYTNTKPFMYGIEHSELIHKIDLSLDIPTDCAAKLINNQVDIGLIPVAAIPLVPNANIVADYCIGSVGAVNSVFVFSNVPFQEIKTVKLDSHSRTSNNLAKVLLKFHWKQEVSFTTDLEAATDAMVLIGDRTFGKKSDYAYAYDMGEEWMKFTGLPFVYAAWVANKTIPKSFISEFNQALAFGLSHRGELLKELPEVANFDMEDYLCHKLDFELTDKKREALTLFLSYIEQL from the coding sequence TTGAGTAAGATTAAGATTTCCGCAGTTTCTTATACCAATACCAAACCTTTTATGTACGGTATTGAGCATTCAGAACTGATCCATAAAATAGATTTAAGTTTAGATATTCCTACAGATTGTGCCGCTAAATTGATCAACAATCAAGTGGATATTGGCCTGATTCCTGTTGCGGCCATCCCTTTGGTACCCAATGCGAACATCGTTGCCGATTACTGTATCGGATCAGTAGGTGCGGTAAATTCTGTATTTGTATTTAGCAATGTGCCTTTTCAGGAGATTAAGACGGTAAAACTAGACAGCCATTCCCGCACTTCAAATAACCTCGCTAAGGTATTGCTGAAGTTTCACTGGAAACAAGAGGTCAGTTTTACGACTGATTTGGAAGCAGCAACGGATGCGATGGTTTTGATTGGCGACCGTACTTTCGGTAAAAAATCCGACTATGCTTATGCCTATGATATGGGAGAGGAATGGATGAAGTTTACCGGTTTGCCTTTTGTATATGCAGCATGGGTGGCCAATAAAACGATTCCAAAATCATTTATTTCAGAATTTAATCAAGCACTTGCTTTTGGCCTTTCTCATCGCGGAGAGTTGTTAAAAGAATTGCCGGAAGTTGCAAATTTTGACATGGAAGATTACCTGTGTCATAAGTTGGATTTTGAGCTGACCGACAAGAAACGCGAAGCATTAACTTTGTTCTTATCGTATATAGAACAATTATAG
- a CDS encoding FecR family protein, with translation MVLDAAANGKLAQRKDINFSNTRDGQLAYNKQKNTLSDNVEALKYNTLSTPKGGQYRIILPDGTKVWLNAASSIRFPTTFLPGERKVTISGEVYFEVAKNKHQPFRVIADQQMLEVLGTKFNINAYADQQQINTTLAEGSVKLGRLKSSNYQFLKPGEQAQMNTKEQSPAKISTADLEEVLAWKNDAFVFNNTPINEVMKQMERWYNVELVYKGAAPNLYFTGVIPRESNLSTFLRVLEGTGGVKFGIEQNKVIIQKIK, from the coding sequence GTGGTTTTAGATGCTGCCGCAAATGGTAAGCTCGCCCAGCGAAAAGACATCAACTTTAGCAATACTAGGGACGGTCAATTGGCTTATAACAAACAAAAAAACACCCTTTCCGATAATGTGGAAGCCTTAAAATACAATACCCTTTCTACGCCTAAAGGTGGACAATACCGGATTATCCTGCCTGATGGTACCAAAGTATGGCTCAATGCCGCCTCTTCTATTCGCTTCCCCACTACTTTCCTTCCTGGAGAAAGAAAAGTAACCATTAGCGGAGAAGTATATTTTGAAGTGGCCAAGAACAAACACCAGCCATTCCGTGTGATTGCTGACCAACAGATGCTAGAGGTGCTGGGTACCAAATTCAACATCAATGCCTATGCGGATCAGCAGCAGATCAATACCACCCTTGCAGAAGGAAGTGTAAAGCTGGGCCGTCTAAAATCCAGCAATTACCAGTTTTTAAAACCTGGAGAACAGGCTCAAATGAACACAAAAGAGCAAAGTCCAGCTAAAATCAGCACTGCAGATCTGGAAGAAGTACTCGCATGGAAGAACGATGCTTTTGTGTTTAACAACACCCCAATCAACGAAGTCATGAAACAAATGGAACGTTGGTACAATGTAGAGCTGGTCTATAAAGGTGCAGCACCTAACCTTTATTTCACCGGAGTAATCCCGAGAGAAAGTAACCTTTCTACTTTCCTAAGGGTGCTGGAAGGAACTGGAGGTGTCAAATTCGGCATTGAACAAAACAAAGTAATCATTCAAAAAATTAAATAA
- the mutS gene encoding DNA mismatch repair protein MutS, with translation MAKDKTKETPLMQQYNAIKAKYPGALLLFRVGDFYETFGEDAVKTSQILGIVLTRRGNGPGGHIELAGFPHHSLDNYLSKLVRAGQRVAICDQLEDPKMTKTIVKRGVTELITPGVAYSDNILSQKSNNYLAAVYFDKTGLGVSFLDISTGEFYVAQGNEEYIDKLLQGFKPTEVIFQKSKRKEFLELFGDKFYTFTLDDWAFTTDYTNETLHKHFEVNSLKGFGVDKLSIGTIAAGVILHYLNETEHKNLKHVSAISRLEEDKYMWLDRFTIRNLELVSSNNENAVTLFQILDQTCTPMGARLLHRWIIMPLKELKPIQERLGMVEYLVKDESLVEKFLDHIKQIGDLERLISKVGLLKVGPRELCQLKKALYHIESVKDIANASENPFLMALAAQLDPCLSIREKLERELQQDPPALLIKGNVIADGVDEELDRLRKISFGGKDYLIEIQKREAAITGIPSLKVAFNNVFGYYLEVTHTHKDKVPTEWIRKQTLVSAERYITPELKEYEEQILGAEEKIMQIEIRLYGELMQQLSAYIKQIQLNAFCIAQLDVLLCFAQLAVKNHYAKPVMNKGKGLDIKGGRHPVIEKRLPVGEEYITNDVFLDNVTQQIIIITGPNMSGKSAILRQTGLIVLMAQMGCFVPAKEATIGLVDKIFTRVGASDNLSSGESTFMVEMNETASILNNISENSLILLDEIGRGTSTYDGISIAWAIAEFLHTHPTAKPKTLFATHYHELNELANTMSRIKNFNVSIKEVGNKVIFLRKLVPGGSEHSFGIHVAKMAGMPPKLINRANEILKKLEIDRTEGQSIKDSIKKVQNQAYQLHMFAIDDPVLVKIRDTLNNLDVNVLTPVEALLKLDEIQRIIKQ, from the coding sequence TTGGCTAAAGACAAGACTAAAGAGACACCTTTAATGCAACAGTACAATGCGATTAAAGCAAAGTACCCCGGTGCATTATTATTGTTCAGAGTAGGCGACTTCTATGAAACATTTGGTGAAGATGCTGTAAAGACCTCCCAGATTTTGGGGATTGTATTGACAAGAAGGGGAAATGGACCCGGTGGGCACATTGAACTGGCAGGATTTCCACATCATTCTTTAGACAATTACTTGTCGAAATTGGTTAGGGCCGGACAAAGGGTAGCGATATGCGATCAGCTGGAAGATCCGAAAATGACCAAAACTATTGTAAAACGTGGGGTAACAGAATTGATTACTCCTGGCGTTGCCTATAGTGACAATATCCTGAGTCAGAAATCAAACAATTACCTTGCTGCAGTTTATTTTGATAAGACTGGTTTAGGCGTGTCCTTTCTGGACATTTCTACCGGAGAGTTTTATGTGGCTCAAGGCAATGAAGAATATATTGATAAGCTTTTACAAGGCTTTAAACCTACAGAAGTTATTTTTCAGAAGAGTAAAAGGAAAGAATTCCTGGAACTTTTCGGAGATAAGTTTTATACTTTCACGCTGGACGACTGGGCTTTTACCACCGATTACACGAATGAGACTTTACACAAGCATTTTGAAGTCAACTCCCTAAAAGGATTTGGTGTAGATAAGCTGTCTATTGGAACGATCGCCGCTGGAGTGATCCTTCATTATCTGAATGAAACGGAGCATAAGAATCTAAAACACGTCAGTGCAATTTCTCGCTTAGAGGAAGATAAATACATGTGGCTGGATCGTTTTACGATTCGTAACCTGGAACTGGTGAGTTCTAATAATGAAAATGCAGTCACGCTTTTTCAGATTTTAGACCAGACTTGTACCCCAATGGGTGCCCGATTGTTACATCGATGGATCATCATGCCGCTGAAAGAACTGAAGCCAATTCAGGAACGCCTTGGGATGGTGGAATACCTGGTGAAAGATGAATCTTTGGTAGAAAAATTCTTAGACCATATCAAACAGATCGGAGATCTGGAACGCCTGATTTCTAAGGTGGGCCTTTTAAAAGTTGGACCAAGAGAATTGTGTCAGCTGAAAAAAGCATTGTACCATATTGAGTCGGTGAAAGACATTGCAAATGCTTCAGAAAACCCATTCTTAATGGCATTGGCAGCACAGTTAGATCCTTGTTTATCCATCAGAGAGAAACTGGAAAGGGAATTACAGCAAGATCCTCCCGCTTTATTGATCAAAGGAAATGTGATTGCAGATGGGGTGGATGAAGAATTAGACCGCCTGCGCAAGATCTCCTTTGGTGGAAAAGATTATTTAATAGAAATTCAAAAAAGAGAAGCAGCCATTACTGGTATTCCTTCTCTGAAAGTAGCCTTCAATAACGTTTTTGGTTATTACCTGGAGGTGACGCACACCCATAAAGATAAGGTTCCTACCGAATGGATCAGGAAACAGACCCTGGTGAGTGCAGAGCGCTATATTACACCAGAGTTGAAAGAATATGAGGAGCAGATTCTAGGGGCAGAAGAGAAGATCATGCAGATCGAAATCCGCCTTTATGGAGAATTGATGCAGCAGCTGAGTGCTTATATCAAACAAATCCAGCTGAATGCTTTTTGTATTGCACAACTGGATGTCCTGCTGTGTTTTGCCCAGCTGGCAGTAAAAAACCACTACGCGAAACCAGTAATGAATAAAGGCAAAGGCCTGGACATTAAAGGCGGCAGGCACCCGGTGATTGAAAAAAGACTGCCTGTTGGGGAAGAGTACATCACCAATGATGTTTTTCTGGACAATGTGACGCAGCAGATCATCATTATTACGGGACCCAATATGTCGGGTAAATCGGCGATTTTAAGACAAACCGGATTGATCGTATTGATGGCACAGATGGGCTGTTTTGTTCCTGCTAAAGAAGCAACGATTGGTTTGGTCGACAAAATATTTACCAGAGTCGGGGCTTCAGACAATCTTTCTTCCGGAGAAAGTACGTTCATGGTAGAGATGAATGAGACGGCAAGTATCCTGAATAATATTTCGGAAAACAGCCTGATCTTATTGGATGAGATTGGTAGAGGTACGAGTACTTATGATGGAATTTCTATTGCATGGGCCATCGCAGAGTTTCTGCATACGCATCCCACAGCTAAACCAAAAACTTTATTTGCGACGCATTATCATGAGCTGAACGAGCTGGCAAATACGATGAGCAGAATCAAAAACTTTAACGTTTCTATCAAAGAAGTGGGAAATAAAGTGATTTTCTTGCGTAAATTGGTGCCGGGTGGCAGTGAGCATAGCTTCGGTATCCATGTGGCGAAGATGGCGGGTATGCCTCCAAAGCTGATCAACAGAGCAAATGAGATCCTCAAAAAACTGGAGATCGACCGTACAGAAGGACAGAGCATAAAAGATAGCATTAAGAAAGTCCAGAATCAGGCTTATCAGCTGCACATGTTTGCAATTGATGATCCGGTACTGGTAAAAATAAGAGATACTTTAAATAACCTGGATGTGAATGTGTTGACGCCGGTAGAAGCCTTGCTGAAACTGGATGAAATACAGCGCATCATTAAACAATAA
- a CDS encoding glycoside hydrolase family 15 protein yields the protein MTERHTYQTGIIGNCAYLAHVNKNTNIDWLCWPRFDSSFVFGGLLDQEKGGEFSILPAGEYLSKQYYLENTNIICTEISNEEGSYRVTDFAPRFHQFERYFKPLMLIRKIEPLTGNPRIKVTCKPVCEYGGRKQSASRGSNHIEFSGDTEDMQLSTNISLSYIEDEKYFALNETKYLILTYGNELDAPIISTAERFLLETKKYWRTWIKHSTIVGFYQNYIIRSALTLKIHQYEDTGAIIAASTTSLPESQGSGRNWDYRYCWMRDTYYVITSLNHIGHFEEMERYFNYITDLSFRDEERYQPLFGIAGERVLTEHIVPDLKGYLGNTPIRIGNQAFEHIQNDIYGQVLISMLPLYTDRRFIYSERKDSEKWLDALLKRIEHTIDEKDAGIWEFRNLPNTHCYTNLFQWAGAKAALKMAITIDDKPLQKRAQLLIDKAAQHIEDCYDPVRKVYTHAVGSPYLDSSTLQLILMNYLDPNSQRAKDHLSALEAELKGANGLFYRYIHTDDFGKPKTTFLICAFWYVEALACVGRLDDAIREFESIIKYSNHLLLFSEDVDEVDGGQWGNFPQAYSHVGLMNAAHRIAVKLDRPSFL from the coding sequence ATGACAGAGAGACACACTTATCAAACCGGAATCATAGGAAATTGCGCTTACCTCGCCCATGTGAATAAGAATACCAATATTGACTGGCTGTGCTGGCCTAGATTTGACAGCAGCTTTGTTTTTGGGGGTTTATTGGACCAGGAAAAAGGTGGCGAATTTTCGATACTCCCGGCCGGTGAGTACTTATCAAAACAGTATTATCTGGAAAATACGAATATCATTTGTACGGAAATCAGTAATGAGGAAGGCAGTTATCGCGTAACCGATTTTGCACCGCGTTTTCATCAGTTTGAGCGCTATTTTAAGCCGCTGATGCTGATCAGAAAAATAGAGCCTTTAACAGGAAATCCCAGGATAAAAGTAACCTGTAAACCGGTCTGTGAATACGGCGGAAGAAAACAAAGTGCAAGCAGAGGGAGTAACCACATTGAGTTTAGCGGGGATACGGAGGATATGCAGCTGAGTACCAATATCTCCTTAAGCTATATTGAAGATGAGAAGTATTTTGCTTTGAATGAAACAAAATACCTGATCTTAACCTATGGGAATGAACTGGATGCTCCCATCATCAGCACTGCAGAGCGCTTTTTATTGGAAACAAAGAAATATTGGCGAACCTGGATTAAGCACTCTACCATCGTAGGATTTTATCAGAATTATATTATCCGTTCCGCACTGACTTTAAAAATCCATCAATATGAAGATACAGGGGCGATTATCGCTGCCAGTACCACCAGTTTGCCGGAATCACAAGGCAGTGGAAGAAATTGGGATTATCGTTATTGCTGGATGAGGGATACGTATTATGTGATCACCTCTTTAAATCATATCGGCCATTTTGAAGAAATGGAAAGGTATTTTAATTACATCACTGATCTTTCTTTTAGGGATGAAGAACGTTATCAGCCACTCTTTGGTATTGCGGGAGAACGGGTGTTGACAGAACATATCGTTCCTGATTTGAAAGGATATTTAGGAAATACGCCCATCAGAATCGGGAATCAGGCTTTTGAGCACATTCAGAATGACATCTATGGGCAGGTATTGATCTCTATGCTGCCACTTTATACAGATAGACGTTTTATCTATTCAGAAAGAAAAGATTCGGAAAAATGGCTGGATGCACTATTGAAAAGGATTGAGCACACTATTGATGAAAAGGATGCCGGAATCTGGGAATTCAGAAACCTCCCGAATACCCATTGTTACACCAATCTCTTCCAATGGGCAGGAGCAAAAGCAGCCTTAAAAATGGCGATAACCATTGACGATAAGCCTTTGCAAAAGCGTGCGCAGCTATTAATCGACAAAGCAGCACAGCATATTGAGGATTGTTATGATCCGGTACGTAAAGTATATACCCATGCGGTGGGCAGTCCGTATTTGGATTCCAGTACACTCCAGTTGATTTTAATGAATTATCTGGATCCGAATTCGCAAAGAGCAAAGGATCATCTGAGCGCTTTAGAAGCAGAACTTAAAGGTGCAAATGGCTTGTTTTACCGATACATTCATACCGATGATTTCGGTAAGCCGAAAACGACTTTCTTAATTTGTGCGTTTTGGTATGTAGAGGCCCTGGCTTGTGTAGGCAGATTGGACGATGCGATCAGAGAGTTCGAGTCCATCATTAAATATTCCAACCATTTGCTGCTATTTAGTGAGGATGTAGATGAGGTTGATGGCGGGCAGTGGGGGAATTTCCCTCAGGCTTACAGTCATGTGGGCTTGATGAATGCCGCACATCGGATTGCAGTGAAGTTAGACAGACCTTCTTTTTTATAA
- a CDS encoding DUF1801 domain-containing protein, producing the protein MWSFLHFDHKGAVCSMAAFKNHCAFGFWKSSLIPDPHHLLSEDKTQAMGHLGRITSIADLPDKNIFLTISQMRSS; encoded by the coding sequence ATGTGGAGTTTCCTTCATTTTGACCATAAAGGAGCCGTCTGCAGTATGGCTGCTTTCAAAAACCACTGCGCTTTTGGCTTTTGGAAAAGCTCATTAATACCCGATCCTCATCACCTCCTTTCCGAGGATAAAACACAGGCAATGGGACATCTGGGAAGAATCACCAGCATTGCCGATTTACCCGATAAAAACATTTTCCTGACTATATCCCAAATGCGGTCATCCTGA